One part of the Glycine soja cultivar W05 chromosome 11, ASM419377v2, whole genome shotgun sequence genome encodes these proteins:
- the LOC114373796 gene encoding ABC transporter F family member 1, translating to MVSDASKKKAAQKKAAAAAKRGGKAAAAAVMAATSSKAADKVANGIADIQISDRTCTGVLCSHPLSRDIRIESLSVTFHGHDLIVDSELELNYGRRYGLLGLNGCGKSTLLTAIGCRELPIPDHMDIYHLTREIDASDMSALEAVISCDEERLKLEKEAEALAAQDDGGGESLERIYERLDALDAATAEKRAAEILHGLGFDKQMQAKKTRDFSGGWRMRIALARALFMNPTILLLDEPTNHLDLEACVWLEESLKKFERILVVISHSQDFLNGVCTNIIHMQSKKLKLYTGNYDQYVQTRSELEENQMKQYKWEQEQIASMKEYIARFGHGSAKLARQAQSKEKTLAKMERGGLAEKVVRDKVLVFRFTDVGKLPPPVLQFVEVSFGYTPDNLIYKNIDFGVDLDSRVALVGPNGAGKSTLLKLMTGDLMPSDGMVRRHNHLRIAQYHQHLAEKLDMEMSALQFMIKEYPGNEEEKMRAAIGKFGLSGKAQVMPMKNLSDGQRSRVIFAWLAWRQPQMLLLDEPTNHLDIETIDSLAEALNEWDGGLVLVSHDFRLINQVAHEIWVCANQSVTRWEGDIMEFKAHLKSKAGLSD from the exons ATGGTGTCCGACGCCAGCAAGAAGAAGGCCGCACAGAAGAaggccgccgccgccgccaagAGAGGTGGCAAAGCTGCCGCCGCTGCCGTTATGGCCGCCACCTCTTCCAAAGCCGCCGACAAGGTCGCCAACGGAATCGCCGATATTCAGATTTCGGATCGGACCTGCACCGGCGTCCTCTGTTCGCATCCTCTCTCCAGAGATATTCGA ATAGAGTCTCTATCCGTCACATTCCATGGACATGATCTCATTGTTGATTCTGAATTGGAGCTGAATTATGGAAG GCGTTATGGCTTACTCGGATTAAATGGTTGTGGAAAATCTACACTGCTTACAGCCATCGGTTGTCGGGAACTTCCAATTCCCGACCACATGGACATATATCATCTAACCAGGGAGATTGATGCCTCTGATATGTCTGCATTGGAAGCTGTCATAAGCTGTGACGAAGAAAGATTGAAATTGGAGAAAGAAGCAGAAGCTTTAGCTGCACAG GATGATGGAGGTGGTGAATCCCTTGAACGCATTTATGAACGATTGGATGCCCTAGATGCAGCCACTGCAGAAAAGCGTGCTGCTGAAATCTTACATGGTCTTGGCTTTGACAAGCAAATGCAGGCAAAGAAGACACGTGATTTTTCCGGTGGCTGGAGAATGAGGATTGCATTAGCGCGAGCTCTATTTATGAACCCAACCATTCTTCTACTTGATGAACCAACCAATCACCTTG ATTTGGAAGCTTGTGTGTGGCTGGAGGAGAGTTTGAAGAAGTTTGAACGTATTCTGGTTGTGATTTCACACTCTCAGGACTTTCTTAATGGTGTCTGCACAAATATTATCCACATGCAAAGCAAAAAACTGAAGCTCTACACTGGTAATTATGATCAATATGTTCAGACACGTTCTGAGCTAGAAGAGAACCAGATGAAACAGTACAAGTGGGAGCAGGAGCAGATTGCCTCAATGAAGGAATACATTGCCCGATTTGGCCATGGTTCGGCTAAACTAGCTCGCCAGGCACAGAGTAAGGAGAAAACACTGGCAAAAATGGAACGTGGTGGACTTGCAGAGAAGGTGGTCAGAGACAAAGTTTTGGTATTTCGTTTTACTGATGTTGGGAAACTTCCCCCTCCAGTTCTCCAGTTTGTTGAGGTGTCATTTGGTTATACTCCTGATAATCTCATCTACAAGAACATTGACTTTGGGGTTGATTTAGATTCTCGGGTTGCGCTGGTTGGGCCCAATGGTGCTGGGAAGAGTACACTACTGAAGCTAATGACAGGTGACTTGATGCCTAGTGATGGCATGGTCCGACGTCATAATCATCTTCGAATTGCACAATATCACCAGCATTTGGCCGAAAAGCTAGACATGGAAATGTCTGCTCTCCAGTTTATGATTAAAGAATACCCTGGAAACGAGGAAGAGAAGATGAGGGCGGCGATTGGGAAGTTTGGGCTGTCAGGTAAAGCGCAGGTGATGCCAATGAAGAACTTGTCAGATGGACAGAGGAGCCGAGTGATATTTGCTTGGTTAGCTTGGAGACAGCCTCAGATGCTTCTTTTGGATGAGCCAACTAATCATTTGGATATTGAGACAATTGACTCGTTGGCCGAGGCATTGAATGAATGGGACGGTGGCTTGGTGCTTGTCAGCCATGATTTTAGGCTCATAAATCAGGTGGCGCATGAGATATGGGTATGTGCTAATCAATCTGTGACCAGATGGGAGGGTGACATTATGGAATTCAAGGCGCATCTAAAGTCGAAGGCGGGTTTATCTGACTGA
- the LOC114373988 gene encoding auxin-induced protein 6B-like gives MAELNVRSSSSKRRVLGGILKLKGVLEKLQKSILFRRNNKSSCSYCGEYDYEEGDHNTVCVQEGHFAVIAEHEEEITKRFLVPLSCLNNSTFLSLLEKAAQEYGFDQHGALTIPCRPSELERLLSAQQWKERGRFF, from the coding sequence ATGGCGGAGCTTAATGTAAGAAGCAGCAGCAGCAAAAGGAGGGTTTTAGGTGGTATTTTGAAGTTGAAGGGTGTGTTGGAAAAGCTACAAAAGAGTATCTTATTTCGCAGAAATAATAAATCAAGTTGTTCCTATTGTGGAGAATATGATTATGAAGAAGGAGATCATAACACAGTGTGTGTGCAAGAAGGACATTTTGCAGTGATTGCTGAGCATGAAGAGGAGATCACAAAGAGATTCTTGGTGCCATTGAGCTGTTTAAACAACTCAACATTCTTGAGTCTATTGGAGAAAGCAGCACAAGAGTATGGCTTTGATCAACATGGTGCACTAACCATTCCTTGCAGGCCAAGTGAACTTGAGAGGTTGTTATCGGCACAGCAAtggaaagaaagagggagattcTTCTGA